Proteins encoded together in one Labrus mixtus chromosome 18, fLabMix1.1, whole genome shotgun sequence window:
- the LOC132993426 gene encoding retinol dehydrogenase 14-like: protein MMNGKTVIVTGANSGIGKATAAGILKLQGRVIMACRDRSRAEEAAREIRQETGAESAQLVVKQLDLASLASVHTFCQDIIKEEPRLDVLINNAGVYQCPYTKTDDGFEMQFGVNHLGHFLLTHLLLDLLKRSAPSRVVVVSSKLYKQGHINFEDLSSEQSYDKASAYSRSKLANLLFTCELARRLEGSGVAVNALTPGIVRTNLGRHVQVPVLAKPLFNLLSWGLFKSPEEGAQTSVYLACSPDVDGVQGKCYADCKPQILLDKATDEEVASKLWDISEVMVGITT from the exons ATGATGAACGGAAAGACTGTCATAGTGACCGGTGCTAACAGCGGGATAGGCAAAGCCACAGCAGCCGGCATCCTGAAGCTCCAGGGCCGGGTGATCATGGCCTGCCGGGACCGGAGCAGGGCTGAGGAGGCGGCCCGGGAGATCCGTCAGGAGACCGGGGCAGAGAGTGCACAGCTAGTCGTCAAACAGCTGGACCTCGCCTCGCTAGCCTCTGTTCACACTTTCTGTCAAGACATAATAAAG GAGGAGCCTCGGCTGGATGTCCTGATCAACAACGCCGGCGTCTACCAGTGTCCTTACACCAAAACAGACGACGGCTTCGAGATGCAGTTCGGGGTCAACCACCTGGGCCACTTCCTGCTCACACACCTGCTGCTGGACCTCCTGAAGCGCTCCGCTCCCAGCCGGGTCGTGGTGGTCTCCTCCAAACTCTACAAGCAGGGACACATTAACTTTGAAGACCTGAGCAGTGAGCAGAGCTACGACAAAGCGTCCGCCTACAGTCGCAGCAAACTGGCCAACCTGCTCTTCACCTGCGAGCTGGCTCGTCGACTGGAGGGCAGCGGCGTCGCGGTGAACGCCCTGACGCCGGGCATAGTGAGGACTAATCTGGGGAGGCATGTTCAGGTCCCGGTTTTAGCTAAGCCCCTGTTTAACCTGCTCTCCTGGGGCCTGTTCAAGAGCCCAGAGGAAGGAGCCCAGACCTCAGTGTATCTGGCCTGCAGCCCAGATGTGGACGGTGTGCAGGGCAAGTGCTACGCAGACTGTAAGCCTCAGATTCTGCTGGACAAAGCCACAGATGAGGAAGTGGCGAGCAAACTGTGGGACATCAGTGAGGTGATGGTGGGAATAACCACATGA